The Kribbella sp. NBC_00662 nucleotide sequence ACGGAACGAGGATCGCGCGGCCGCGGACCCGGCCGGCGTCGAGATCGGCGACCGCGTCAACGGCCGCGTCGAGCGGATAGGTCCGGGTGTGCAGCGTGACCTTGCCGGCCTGGGCGAGCGCCATCAGCTCGGCCAGCTCGTTGAACGTGCCGACGATGTTGCCGACGATGTTGCGCTCGGTCGAGATGATGTCCAGCGTCGGGATCTGCACCTGACCGCCGTACCCGATGACGAAGTACGAACCGGCCCGGCCGGTCATCGCGAAGCCGTCCTGCTCCGCGCCCTGTTCGGCGACGAAGTCCAGCACGACGTGTGCGCCGGCGCCGTCGGTCAGCTCCAGCACCTTCTCCACCTGCTTGCCGTCAGCAACGACCGTCTGGTCGGCGCCGAGCTGCTCGGCCAGCTTGAGCGCGTCCGGGTTGCGATCGACGACGATGATCCGCGCCGCCGTCAACGCGGCCAGGCACTGTACGCCGATGTGCCCCAGACCGCCCGCGCCGATCACCACGGCCGTCGTACCGGGAGGCAACAGTGGCAGGGCCTTCCGGACCGCGTGGTACGCCGTGATGCCCGCGTCGGCGAGCGCCGCGACATCCTGTGGTCGCGTGCTCGGGTCGAGCTTCACGCAGGCGCGGGCGGAGGTGAGGAGGTACTCCGCCATCCCACCGTCGCTGTCCAGCCCGGGGAACGAGCTGTTCTCGCAGTGCATGTCGTCCCCGGCGCGACAGGCGTGACACAGACCGCAGGTCGGTGTCGGATGCAGGATGACGGTGTCGCCGACCTGCACGTTGGTGACGGCCGAGCCGACCTCGTGCACCCAGCCGGCGTTCTCGTGGCCGATCGTGTACGGGAGCGACGGATGCATCGCCGCGTCCCACTGACCCTCGATGATGTGCAGATCGGTACGGCACACGCCCGCGCCGCCGATCTTGACGATGACGTCCAGCGGGCCCTTGACGACCGGTTCCGGTACGTCCTCGACCACTGGTTGCTGGTGGTACCCGTGCAGTCGAACGGCCTTCATCCCTGCTCCTCCTCGCCCGCACCGGTTTCGGTGTACCGGTGCTTCAGCATGCCCCTGCAGATACCGGTGTTGGCCTCGATGCCGGTCCGGGTCAGCCGGGCCAGCCCGAGGTGTCTGGCCGCCGCGGGTGCGGCGATCGCCTCGCCGGTCGCGACGTCGACGAGCAGCGGTGCGTCCGGCCCGGTCGGCAGCCCGAGTTCGGACCGGCGACGCAGCAACCGGTCGAGCCCGGGCGACGGCGGCACGTCGGCGATCGTCAGCCGCGCCACCTCCGCCGGATCGGTGCCAGAAGCAACAAAAGACCGGCAGACCTGATCGGTCCCGGCCAGCACCGCCTTGGCGACGAACGTCCGGCGCAACTCGTCGAGCTCCGCCGCCGCCTCGCCGTCGAACGACGCGACGAACCCCGCCCGCGCCGCCACCCCGGCATTGATCTGGGCGGCGGCGAAATGATCCTCCAGCGCGACGTCGACCGATCGCAGGCCGGGCAGCGCCGCCACCACGTCGTACGCGTCGGCGACCATCAGGAACGCGAAGTTCGGCGCACAGAAGTACGTCGGCAGCCGCAGCCGCACGACCGCGTCGCCGGCGGCCGACACGACGCAGGTCGAAACGAATCCCAGCGTCGTGATCGGCTCGTCCAGCTCCGGGTCCCGGACCGCACCCAGTGCGTCCAGGACCCGGTCCTTCTCGGCGGCAACCGCTGTCATTACGACGCGACCAGCTTCGAGTCGTCCTGTGCGGCGGGTGTCTCCTCCTTCAGTTGCAGCTCGTCCGGCACCTTGATGTCGTAGAGCTTCGCCGCGTTCAGCCCGAGGATCTTCTTCTTCCCGTCCACCCCGAGCCGCGGGTAGTCCGCGAACTCCGGCTGGTCGGGGAACTCCCAGTCCACGAAGCCCTCGATCTGCCACTTCGGCTCCCAGATGCCGTAGTCGCTGCCGAACGTCATCTTGTCCTCGCCGACCCAGAACAGCAGTTCGCCCATCACCTTGTTGAAGAACTGCGGCCGCGCGTGCATCAGACCGCCGATCACGACCGACAGACCGGCGTACACGTTGGGTTCCTGGGTGGCCATGAAGCAGAAGTCCTCGATCCGCGGCAGACCGACGTGCTCGACGATGAAGTTGAGCTCGGGGAAGTCGGTCGCGGCGTGGTCCACATCGGCGACGTCGAACGCGTCCTTGTCCAGCGGCCAGATCGTGGGGCCCTTGTGGACGTGGATGTTCTTGATCCCGAGTTCCTGCGCCTTGGCGAGGTAGGTGTACGCCGCCGGGTCGGTCAACTTGTAACCGCGCGAGCCGGCGTTCCACTCGGCCGTGTAGAGCTTGACTCCTCTCGAGCCGTACCGCTCGACGTTGCGTGCCAGCTCCTCCAGGCCGGCGTCACCGTCGCGCGGGTCGAACCGGGTGTTCAGCACGAACATCCCCGGGTGCTTCTCGCCGAGATTCGCGTTCTGCTCGGTGGTGTTGAAACCCTCCGTGTACCACTCCTTCAGGTACGTCGGCTGGAACACCGCGACGTCCACGTAGCCGTCCTCGAAGACGTCCTTCATCAGGTCGTCCTCGGTGTAGCTCATGAACTTCTCGATCGTCCAGTGGGTCTCCTTCGGGCCGAGGCTCTGGTACGCGTGGAAGCATTCGATCCAGCCCTTCGCGTACTGCTCCGCACCCTTCACCCAGTTGTCCGGGCCGGCCTTCCACATGTGCATGTGGCTGTCGACCACGAAGTACTTCTCACCATTCTTCTCGTACACGAAAGAGACCCCCTGGTCAGCTGGATGCGGTCAGGTCGAAGCCGATGTACTCGGCGGCGTCCTCGGGGTTGGCGAACATGATCGTCCGGTCGTCGAGGTGGACCATGCGGCCGTAGTGGGTCGACATGTTCTCCTCGAACTCGGCCTGGTCGAAGTACCCGGGCTCCTCGCCGAGCGCCTCGGAGATGTCGTCGTAGACGAAGTCCATCCGGTTGATGGCGTCGACCCGGATCATCGACGGCAGGTGCGTCACGGTGACGTTGTCCTGGCCGGTCATCACCTCAGCGACAACCGCGCCGACCTGGTTGTTCATCAGTGTCACGCCGCACTTGTTGGACGCGGTGTTGTCCTGCTTGAACGGGCTTTCCGCGGTGGTGAACGTGCTGGTCACAGTGACAGCTCCTTCGGTTCCTCGAGGCCCAGCGAGGTGACGATGCCGCTGAACCGGCTCTTGACCCGGTCGAGGCCGTCCTCGAACCGTGGCGGTTTCGCGTCCGGCTGCGACCACAGCGGCTGCAGTGCACGGGCCGCGGTGAGCGACTGCGCGGTCCACTTCGCCGCCCAGTCCTGCATGATCGACTTGTTGTGGTCCGCGAACTCCTTGTCGTTGGTGAGCAGCTCGAACATCGCCGTGGTGTAGCGCAGGTCGCGCTCGGCGAAGTCGTACTCCGCCGCGCCGACGACCGTCGGGGTGACGAAGTCGCCGTTCCGCGGAGACGCCTGCTGCACCAGCTGGCTGCGGAACAGTTCACCGACGAGCGGCTCGAACACGACGTTCGCGGCGAAGATCGCCTCGCACCAGTCGTCGATCGCGGTCAGCTGCTCGGCGACGTCGCGCACGCCCTGCCAGGCCGGATCGCTGTTCCAGGTCTCCAGGTGCGCGGTGCCGTCGAAGCCCTCGATCTCCTCGGACAGCGTGAGGTTGTACAGCGCGAGGTCCTGGGCGGCGCGGATCCGGTGCATGCTGTTCACCGAGATCGCGTTGTTGTGCATGTTCGTCGGTGCGCGGCGGTTCGCGTTCGCATACAGGTACAGGCCGAGCCCGTGGTCGACGTGCATCCAGGCGCCGACGTGCTGCTCGACGAAGCGGACCCAGTTCGTGTTCCACTGCTCGAACGCCTTGGACTGCTTGGCGGCCTCGACGTTCTGGGTGACCTGGCGGACCACGTTCGAGTTGTACCGGTAGAGGGTGAGTTCCCACTCTTCGTTCGGGTCGCGGAACTCGTGCCAGCCGGTGGCCGGCCATTCCTTCACGAACAGGCCGCCGGTGCCGGGTCCACGCTGCGGGCTGGGCTTGTCCGAGCCCCAGGCCTTCAGCACGGTCCAGTCCAGCGGGTAACCGCCGCGGCCGTCGGAGAAGCCGTACAACCAGCCCTGGCTGAGGTAGTGCCGCGGGTCGGGCTGTACGTCGACCGTGACGTCCTCGTAGTGGGTCTGCTTGCGCTTCTGCGGCGTGTAGTAGTTGTACCGCCGCGAGTTCGAGTCCGGGAACTCGCGGGCGCCCGCCTCGGCATCGGTGAAGACCGGCTTGGGCACGCTGCGTTCGGTCTTAGGTGAGTCCTGTGTGGTGGTCATCGGCTTCCTGCCTCCAGCACTTCCGAGTCACCGGCGTCGCCGGTCGTGGTGAACTTGTCGTAGTAGATGTGCTTGGTCGCGACCCCGAGCCGTTCGAGCAGCGGGATCGCCGCCTCGACCATCGGCGGCGGACCGCACACGTAGGCATCGGCTCCGGTCAGGTCCGGCTCGAGCCGCTTGACCACGTCGGTGATCAGTCCGCTCTCGCCGGTCCACTCCTCTTCCGACAGCGCCGGCACGTACCGGAACCGCGGCAGCCGCTGCTCGAGCTCGTGCAGCTCCTCCTCGAAACACAGGTCCAGCTGCGTCCGGGATCCGTAGTAGAACGTCGTCGGCCGGTCGATACCGCGCTCGGCCATCGACCGCAGCAGGGCCAGGATCGGCGCCATCCCGGCCCCGCCGCCGAGGAAGACCAGCCGGGCGTCCGGATTGTCCCGGAGGGTGAACACCCCGAACGGCCCGGTCAGGTCCAACCGGTCACCGACCCGGAGGCGCTGGTCCAGGAACTCCGAGAACATCCCGCCCGGGTACACCTTGATGACGAACTCCAGCTGCCCGCTCTCACGGCTCGACGTGTTCGCCATCGAGAACGAGCGACTCGCGCCTTCTTCGCCGGAGTCCGGGACCGAGATGTCGACGTACTGTCCTGGGAAGAACTTCAGCTCGCCGGGCTCGGTGAGCTTCAGCACCAGGTGCCGGAGGTCGTGCGTCACCGGGGTGATCGCGACGACCTCCGCCGTCCGTTCCTGGATCGGCAGACCCGAGCGGATCATCTCCTCGTCGTAGTTGAGCAGCTCGATCGTGAGGTCCTCGAAGGCGTGCGCCCGGCACAGCAGCGTGTAGCCCTCGTCCAGTTCGTAGTCCGGCAGCGCGAAGGTGCTGTAGCGGTCCAGGTCGATGTCCTCACCGTCGAGGACGAACGACTTGCAGGACGCGCACTGTCCCTCCTTGCAGCCGTGCATGAGCATCACGCCCTGCTCGGCGGC carries:
- a CDS encoding NAD(P)-dependent alcohol dehydrogenase, which produces MKAVRLHGYHQQPVVEDVPEPVVKGPLDVIVKIGGAGVCRTDLHIIEGQWDAAMHPSLPYTIGHENAGWVHEVGSAVTNVQVGDTVILHPTPTCGLCHACRAGDDMHCENSSFPGLDSDGGMAEYLLTSARACVKLDPSTRPQDVAALADAGITAYHAVRKALPLLPPGTTAVVIGAGGLGHIGVQCLAALTAARIIVVDRNPDALKLAEQLGADQTVVADGKQVEKVLELTDGAGAHVVLDFVAEQGAEQDGFAMTGRAGSYFVIGYGGQVQIPTLDIISTERNIVGNIVGTFNELAELMALAQAGKVTLHTRTYPLDAAVDAVADLDAGRVRGRAILVP
- a CDS encoding iron-sulfur cluster assembly protein gives rise to the protein MTAVAAEKDRVLDALGAVRDPELDEPITTLGFVSTCVVSAAGDAVVRLRLPTYFCAPNFAFLMVADAYDVVAALPGLRSVDVALEDHFAAAQINAGVAARAGFVASFDGEAAAELDELRRTFVAKAVLAGTDQVCRSFVASGTDPAEVARLTIADVPPSPGLDRLLRRRSELGLPTGPDAPLLVDVATGEAIAAPAAARHLGLARLTRTGIEANTGICRGMLKHRYTETGAGEEEQG
- a CDS encoding amidohydrolase family protein gives rise to the protein MYEKNGEKYFVVDSHMHMWKAGPDNWVKGAEQYAKGWIECFHAYQSLGPKETHWTIEKFMSYTEDDLMKDVFEDGYVDVAVFQPTYLKEWYTEGFNTTEQNANLGEKHPGMFVLNTRFDPRDGDAGLEELARNVERYGSRGVKLYTAEWNAGSRGYKLTDPAAYTYLAKAQELGIKNIHVHKGPTIWPLDKDAFDVADVDHAATDFPELNFIVEHVGLPRIEDFCFMATQEPNVYAGLSVVIGGLMHARPQFFNKVMGELLFWVGEDKMTFGSDYGIWEPKWQIEGFVDWEFPDQPEFADYPRLGVDGKKKILGLNAAKLYDIKVPDELQLKEETPAAQDDSKLVAS
- the mimD gene encoding propane 2-monooxygenase effector subunit MimD is translated as MTSTFTTAESPFKQDNTASNKCGVTLMNNQVGAVVAEVMTGQDNVTVTHLPSMIRVDAINRMDFVYDDISEALGEEPGYFDQAEFEENMSTHYGRMVHLDDRTIMFANPEDAAEYIGFDLTASS
- a CDS encoding NADH:ubiquinone reductase (Na(+)-transporting) subunit F; the protein is MRFEPVGIEIEVDEDQTILRAAAEQGVMLMHGCKEGQCASCKSFVLDGEDIDLDRYSTFALPDYELDEGYTLLCRAHAFEDLTIELLNYDEEMIRSGLPIQERTAEVVAITPVTHDLRHLVLKLTEPGELKFFPGQYVDISVPDSGEEGASRSFSMANTSSRESGQLEFVIKVYPGGMFSEFLDQRLRVGDRLDLTGPFGVFTLRDNPDARLVFLGGGAGMAPILALLRSMAERGIDRPTTFYYGSRTQLDLCFEEELHELEQRLPRFRYVPALSEEEWTGESGLITDVVKRLEPDLTGADAYVCGPPPMVEAAIPLLERLGVATKHIYYDKFTTTGDAGDSEVLEAGSR